The Microcystis panniformis FACHB-1757 region GAAGATAATCAATATTTATCAGTATTGGAAGCCTTCAGCATGGTTCATTTAACGCCCAATCCTAGCTATAGTCTAAGTCTCAAGATAGAAATCCCCAATCAAGCGGGAACCTTCGCTTCTGTCCTCAATGCGATCGCCGATGTCGGGGGAATTTAGGGCAAATTTCTCTGATCGAACGCAATTTAAAGATTAGCACCCGCGAGGTGATGGTTGATGCCGCTAGTACCGACCAAGCGGAACAGATTATCGCCGCGGTTAAAGCTCTACCGGATGTTAAACTGCTCAAAGTTTCCGATCGCACTTTCGACCTCCATCGTCGGGGTAAAATCTCCATTGAAAGTCGTATTCCCCTCACCTCCCAGGATGACCTGGCCATGGCCTACACCCCCGGAGTTGGTCGCATCTGCACCGCTATCGCCCACCAACCAGAACAAGTGTATTCATTGACCATCAAGGGCAACACCGTCGCTGTAGTGACCGATGGTAGCGCGGTATTAGGATTAGGAAATCTCGGGCCAGAGGCTGCCTTGCCGGTAATGGAAGGGAAAGCGATGTTATTCAAGGAATTCGCCGGAATTGATGCTTTTCCTATCTGTTTAGCCACCCAAGACCCCGAAGAAATCATCGCAACCGTCAAAAGAATCGCTCCGGTTTTTGGAGGTATTAACCTAGAGGATATCGGCGCTCCCCGCTGTTTTGAAATCGAGAAACGTCTGCGAGCGGAATTAAATATTCCCGTTTTCCACGATGATCAACATGGTACAGCGATCGTTTCCCTGGCTGCCCTGATTAATGCCCTCAAATTAGTCAAAAAATCGCTTGATACAGTCAAAATCGTCATTAATGGTGCAGGTGCAGCGGGAATCGCCATCGCTACTCTCTTTAAAACCGCAGGAGCTACAGATATAACCCTCTGTGATTCCCTTGGCATCCTCTCCCAACAACGGGACGATTTAACCCCAGAAAAACAAGCTTGGGCCGTGGCCGCCACTGGTAAGCTAGGGGATGCTCTTAAAGGCGCTGATGTCTTCTTGGGGGTGAGCGCACCGGGGGTATTGACTCCCGAAATGGTCAAGGGAATGGCTAAAGATGCGATCGTGTTTGCCATGGCTAATCCGATTCCCGAAATTCAACCGGAATTAATCAATGATTTAGTGGCCGTGGTGGCTACCGGACGCAGCGATTATCCCAATCAGATTAATAATGTTCTCGCTTTCCCCGGATTATTTCGCGGGGCCCTGGACTGTCGCGCTAGGGCCATCACCGATAATATGTATCTGGAAGCGGCCAAAGCGATCGCTTCTTTGATCAATCCTGCTAATCTTGATCGAGAGAATATTATTCCCTCGGTTTTTGATGGTCGTGTAGTTACGGCTGTGGCCGCCGCAGTTCAACACGCTGCTCGTCAAGATGGAGTGGCCGGGGAATAATGTAATTATCGTGCAGGAGGGTAAGTGAACCGTGAAACCGATCGATGATATTCCCGAAGCTTTGCGGGACAACCAGTACAGAAAAACTACTAATCCTAATGGTCTCATAGCGATCGCAAGCGGTTTACTTGCTCTGGTGGGAACCGGCCTAATTGCCATAGCAGTCTTGAATCGTCCCCCTGCTACCGTACAAAAACCGGTTATTAACCCATCACCCCCCATTAAAGCCACTCCTAGCCCCATTGAGAACATTTTAGGTCATTTACCCTATCAAGAGGCCCCGGAGACGGAATTAGCCCCCATTACTGGGGATGGTGCTATGCGTTTAAGGAAACCGGCAGCCAAGGCTTTTATCGAGATGCAGAGTGACGCGAGAAGGTCGGGGGTGATTTTAATGCCGATTTCCGCATTTCGATCGAAAGCAACCCAAGAAAAGCTCTTTTTTGAAGTTAAAAAACAACGCAATCAGCAAACCCGCAAACGAGCAGAAGTGAGCGCACCTCCGGGTTACAGCGAACATCATACCGGTTATGCGATCGATATTGGCGATGGTCGCGCTCCCGCAACGAATTTAAGTAGCAGTTTTGCTAATACTGCCGCTTTTCGTTGGTTGCAAAATAACGCTGCCCAGTATAGTTTTGAGTTATCTTTCCCTGAAAATAATCCCCAGGGTATTAATTATGAACCTTGGCACTGGCGTTTTGTCGGGGATAGTCACAGTTTAGAAACTTTTTATAAAGCCCAACAATTAGGAAAACAAAAATAAGATAACCTTATCGGCGATTGCGTCCTGTAGGGGCGAAGCATTCGGACAATAACCTATCGCTGAAACCAGAGATTTTCTATCCGAATGCTTCGCCCGTACTTTTTCAATTTTTTAGAAAACCTAACAATTAGGAAAACAAAAATAGGATAACCTTATCGGCAATTGCGTCCAGCATTCGGGCAATAACCTATCGCTGAAACCAGAGATTTTCTATCCGAATGCTTCGCCCGTACTTTTTCAACTTTTTAGAAAAGCCAACAATTAGGAAAACAAAAATAGGATAACCTTATCGGCAATTGCGTCCAGCATTCGGGCAATAACCTATCGCTGAAACCAGAGATTTTCTATCCGAATGCTTCGCCCGTACTTTTTAAATTTTTTAGAAAACCTAACAATTAGGAAAACAAAAATAAGATAACCTTATCGGCAATTGCGTCCAGCATTCGGACAATAACCTATCGCTGAAACCAGAGATTTTCTATCCGAATGCTTCGCCCGTACTTTTTAAATTTTTTAGAAAACCTAACAATTAGGAAAACAAAAATAGGATAACCTTATCGGCAATTGCGTCCTGTAGGGGCGAAGCATTCGGACAATAACCTATCGCTGAAACCAGAGATTTTCTATCCGAATGCTTCGCCCGTACTTTTTCAGCAGACCCTAAATATTGCCGTAACGCACCAACAGAAAAAGTTTTTTATGTGTTAGCAAAGCGCGTAACACATCCTACACCTAATGGCGGGGGGTTGTGGACATTTCTAACGAGAGAATCTGGCAGCCAATCGATTCCGTTGCCAATTTTTCAGAGCTAGTCCCACTATATTGCTTATAATTGAAGATATTAAAAGCGTTAATCCGGATTCCTTCTCGAACTAACAGACAGCATCAATGATTGACTGGACTCCCTATCTCAAATCAATCTCGGACTCGGAAAAGTACGCCCAATGGGAGACATTTTACACCCTCACGGACGTAGAGGGAAAAACACGCCCGTCGAAAACTGCACCTTTGCTAAGGGATTTGTGGGTGCAGACGATTGAAAAAGAACCACAAAACCCACAAGAAAGAGCAGAAAGACCAGAAAAACCCGAAAGATTCACTGTTTTAGATGGTTTACGCAAGTATGCAACTAATCACGTTCTTTTAAAAGGTCGTCCCGGTTCAGGAAAATCGACCGCTTTAGCCAGATTATTATTAGAAGAATCTGTAGGAGCGCAAAGCTTGCGCCTAAATCAACAAAATCAGGCTAAAATCATTCAAATTCCCATTCTCATCGAATTACGCTTGTATGAAACCTCAATTCTTGATTTAATTTTACAATTCCTGAAACGCCATCAATTAATTATTGATAGTAATACCCTAGAAAGTTGGCTGTTAGAAAATCAGAATTTTAGCCCATTATTATTATTTGATGGTATCAATGAATTGCCCTCAGATACTGCACGACAGAAATTAAAAAACTTTCGCCAGCAGTATGCAGAAATCCCGATGATTTTCACCACAAGGGATTTAGGCAGCGACGACTTAGATATTGAAAAAAAGCTGGAAATGCTCCCCCTGACTGGACGACAGATGGAAGATTTTGTCAAGACCTATTTGCCCGAAAAAGGCGAAGAAATGCTTAAACAGTTGGGAAATCGTCTCAAGGAATTGGCAGAAACTCCTCTACTTTTGTGGATGCTTTGTTCAGTTTTTGATAATAATGAAAACAAAATTCCTGCTAATTTAGGCTTAGTTTTCCAGATTTTTACAGGAATTTATGACAAGAAATTAAAAGCAGATGTTCCTACTTACCAAGAATCGCGAGATTGGTGGCGAGAATTGCTGCAAGTGTTAGCTTGGAAAATGACCCAAGGGGAGTCAAAAACCGAGATTCAGGTGGCTATTTCCCGAACAGAAGCAGAGGAAGAATTAAGCAAATTTATCAAAAATAAAGGATTCCCAGAATATTACAGTAAGCAGTGGTTAAAGGATTTACTGAAATATCATCTAATTCACCTAGAAGGTAATGATAAAATTGCTTTTCGCCACCAACTGATTCAAGAATATTACACGGCTGAGGAATTAAAGAAAAAGTTACCCCATCTCAGGGATGAGCAGTTACAGTGGGACTATTTGAATTATCTCAAATGGACGGAACCTATGGCGTTGCTGTTGGGGTTATTGGATAATGAAACCCAAGCAAAACGGGTGGTTAAATTAGGGTTAGAGATTGATTTAAAATTAGGAGCGAGGTTAGCAGGAGAAGTCAACTTTAAGTTTCAAAAGCAGACAGTGGGGTTAGTGCTTGGGTTGGATGTACCGAAACGGTTTAAGGTGGAATTATTGGGATTAACAAAGTCTAATGAAGTTGTTAATGAGTTAAGTCAAGCTTTAAAAGACTCTGATTGGGATGTTCGTAGGAACGCAGTCGAGGCTTTGGCTAATATTGGCTCAGAAACAGCCATTCCGGGATTACTCAAGGCTTTAGAAGACTCTCATGAGTATGTTCGTAGGAAGGCAGCCGAGGTTTTGGCTGAGATTGGCTCAGAAACAGCCATTGCGGGATTATTCAAGGTTTTAGAACACTCTGATAAAGATGTTCGTGGGAAGGCAGCCTTCGCTTTGGGTAACATTGGCACAGAAACAGCCATTCCGGGATTACTCAAGGCTTTAAAAGATTCTGATAAAGATGTTCGTAGCAACGCAGTCGTGGCTTTGTGTAAAATTGGCTCAGAAACAGCCATTGCGGGGTTATTCAAGGTTTTAGAACACTCTGATAAAGATGTTCGTGGGAAGGCAGTCGCGGCTTTGGGTAACATTGCCTCGGAAACAGCCATTCCGGGGTTACTCAAGGCTTTAGAACACTCTGATAATGATGTTCGTAGGAACGCAGTCGCGGCTTTGGGTAACATTGCCTCGGAAACAGTCATTTCTGGTTGGGATGTTCGTCGGAAGGCAGCCTTCGCCTTGGCTGAGATTGGCTCAGAAACAGCCATTCCGGAGTTACTCAAGGCTTTAGAAGACTCTGATAAGAATGTTCGTCGGAAGGCAGCCTTCGCCTTGGCTGAGATTGGCTCGGAAACAGCCATTGCGGGATTACTCAAGGCTTTAGAACACTCTGATGATTATGTTCGTGTGTACGCAGCCTTCGCTTTGGGTAAGATTGGCTCGGAAACAGCCATTGGGGGGTTACTCAAGGCTTTAGAAGACTCTTATGGTTCTGTTCGTGAGAACGCAGCCTTCGCTTTGGGTAAGATTGGCTCGGAAACAGCCATTGGGGGGTTACTCAAGGCTTTGGAAGAATCTAATAAAGATGTTCGTAGGAAGGCAGTCGAGGCTTTGGGTAAGATTGGTTCAGAAACAGCCATTGCGGGGTTACTCAAGGCTTTAGAAGACTCTGATGGGTTTGTTCGTAGTAACGCAGCCGAGGCTTTGGGTAAGATTGGCTCGGGAGCGGCTATTCCGGATTTACTCAAGGCTTTAGAAGACTCTAATGATGATGTTCGTGTGTACGCAGCCTTCGCTTTGGGTAAGATTGGCTCGGAAACAGCCATTGGGGGGTTACTCAAGGCTTTGGAAGAATCTGATTGGTATGTTCGTTGGAAGGCAGCCGAGGCTTTGGGTAAGATTGGCTCAGAAACAGCCATTCCGGGATTACTCAAGGCTTTAGAACACTCTGATGATTATGTTCGTTGGAACGCAGCCGAGGCTTTGGGTAAGATTGGCTCAGAAACAGCCATTCCGGGATTACTCAAGGCTTTAGAAGACTCTTATGGGTTTGTTCGTATGAAAGCAGCCGAGGCTTTGGGTAATATTGGCTCAGAAACAGCCATTCCGGGATTACTCAAGGCTTTAGAAGACTCTAATGAGGATGTTCGTTGGAACGCAGCCTTCGCTTTGGGTAAGATTGGCTCAGAAACAGCCATTCCGGGATTACTCAAGGCTTTAGAACACTCTGATGGGTTTGTTCGTAGGAAGGCAGCCGAGGCTTTGGGTAAGATTGGCTCGGGAGCGGCTATTCCGGATTTACTCAAGGCTTTAGAACACTCTTATGGTTCTGTTCGTGGGAAGGCAGCCGAGGCTTTGGGTAAGATTGGCTCGGAAGCGGCTATTCCGGGGTTACTCAAGGCTTTAGAAGACTCTGAGGGTTATGTTCGTAGGTACGCAGCTGAGGCTTTGGGTAATATTGGCACAGAAACAGCGATGACTGAACTTATCAAATGCCTGAAAAATCCTGATTTTGTCACATTAAATAATGGCGATACTCTCTCTCAAGCTAGAAAAGCACTAGACACAATTCAAAACAAACTTAAATACTATCACCCCCTCTCCCAACCCATGAATCAACAAGTTTACATCTCCTACAACTGGCAGGAAGACAGCAACGAAATGGCTAATCAACTCGTCCAAGCTTTTGCCGCTAAAGGAATTGAGATTATTCGGGATAAAACCCACACCACCTATAAAGACTCCATCAAAAACTTTATGCAGCAAATTGGACAGGGGAAATGTGTCGTCGCCGTCATCAGCGATAGATACTTAAAATCAGAAAACTGTATGTTTGAATTAGTAGAAATTGCCAGAAATGGTGACTTTTATCAAAGAATATTCCCGATTATTTTACCAGATGCCATAATTCATAAAGACTTCGAGCGCATAGACTACCTGAAATATTGGGAAGACGAAAAAGCAAAACTACAAGCCAAATACAAACAAATTGATTTAGCTAAAACTAATAGTATCCTAGAGACAGTAAACTTATATGATGAAATCAGGGGCAATATTGATAATCTAACTAACATTCTTAAAGATATGAATACTCTCAATATCGACTTACACCGCCAATCGGAATTTGCAGCTATGATTAAAGCAGTAGAAACTAAGCTTGCAGAGGATAGTCAAAATATTTAACTAAATCCCAGAATGATTGTTTTAAAAGATAAAGGCTAAAGGTGATATTCCTGACTATACCCAATTTGTTCTCTGTAACTCATTTGAACGATAACTGCTATAATCATTAGTTGATAACTTTTAATTGCTGACATGACTAAATATCTAAACATTACTGAAACAGGACAAAAGCTGGTTGAATGGTCTGAGCAAATGACTGACGAACCTATTATTATTACCAAAGAAGGTCAACCCATTATGGTTGCCCTGAATTACGCTCAAATTGAATCTTGGTTGGAAACTCTTGATATTTTAGAAGACAAAGAGTTTGCCGAAATCCTATCTGAAGCGATTCAACAGGATCAATCAGGACAAAGAATTACTTGGGAAGATGCTAAAAAACAACTGGGTTGGTAATGGAATATCAAATACAATTAATTCCTCTTGCTTTAAGCTTTTTATCTAAAATTACCGATAAACGCATTCAGCAAGAAATTCGCAAACGGATTGAAAAGCTAAAAATTGAACCGGATAAACAAGGTAAAGCCCTTTCAGGTAAACTTAAAGGATATCGTAGCGTTAGGGCAGTTGGTCAAAGATATCGGATTGTCTATCGTGTTGAAGAAGCTCAAATTATTGTTATTGTTATTGGAGTTGGAATTCGTAAACAAGGTGATAAGAAAGATATTTATGCCCTTCTTGAAAAATTAATTAATAATGAATAAAATATGGGTTATGACAGAACTGCTAAACCAATAGGTTCTTGCTGAATCGTGAGATATACACCTATTACTTTTTCAGAGATAGCCAGTTTTGGAGAGGATAGTCAAAATATTCCTGCTTCTTCTGAAAAAAACGCATCCCTATCATCTATTACCTATGATTTCAGAGGAGCTACCATTGGCAATTTAGCTCATAATGTGCAAGGAAACCAACAGAATTATCCCCAGCAACCTAATAACAATAACCCAGAGGAAAAATAACATGGTTCAGCAACTTAATAACACCCAAATCGCCATCAATACTTTATTGAATAAACTCAACGATTCTCTCCCCCAGATCCGCGCTAAAGCTGCCGAAGCCTTGGGCAAAATTGGCAATAGCAGCCTTGCCGATACCTTAGTATCCCATTTAATAGGAGAAAATGATCTTAATGTTCGCCTAAATCTGATTCGAGCTTTAGGAGAAATTGGCAATGAATCCGCAATTCCTTATCTAGCTTCCTACTTATCTGATACTAATCCCGATATTCGGATAATCACGGCGGAATCTCTCGGAAAAATTGGTGGTGAAAAAGCAATATCCTATCTCATTCAATCCCTACAAGATACGGAAGTAAAAGTTCGTGTCACAGCCACAATTGCTTTAGGTGAAATTGGACTAGAAGATGTTATTCCTGATCTAGTAAATGTTTGTTACGATGAAGATGATAGCGTTCGTTTCAGTGCTGTTGATGCCCTCGGCAAAATTGGCTCTCGTTATGCAGTAAACTGATATGAAATTGAGTACAGAATCCCTCGATTTAGTTATCAGAACTCTTGCCAAAAGACTATTCACAGACAAGAATCCAAGTATTCGGATTAAAGCCGCTCAATCCTTAGCTAAACTTGCCACCGAAAAAGCCATTCCCACTCTATGTCAAGCCCTAGAAATTGAAGCCGATCTTAATGTCAGTTTTGCCATTATGGATGCTATAATTGTCATCAGTAATCTTCAATCTTTTAATCCTATGTCAGAAACTCCTAAATATGACCTTCGTGGAGCAAATATTGCTAACTTTGCCGATACGGTACAAGGAGATCAAAAAGCCGTTCAACATAATTACGCCACACCCCAAAATTTAGCCGAAGCCGCCCAAGAAATCCAACAACTTATCAGCCAACTCACCCAAACTTATCCCACTAATACCGAAATTGAAAAACAAACTTTTGTCGCACAAGTTGACGCAGAAATCAAGAAAAATTCTCGCTTAAGAAGCATTTTAATCCCGGGAGGAATTGAATTAATTAAAGTCCTCTGTCCTCCCCTCGGTATTCCCATTGAAATGGGTAAAAAATGGCTAGAAACTGCTAATTTAAGTGATTAAACCTAGAGGTTTAATAATCTTCTAATGATAGAAATCCCGAAGTCCGCCGCTGATGCGTTTCATTTTTGAATTAGC contains the following coding sequences:
- a CDS encoding type II toxin-antitoxin system RelE family toxin, with the protein product MEYQIQLIPLALSFLSKITDKRIQQEIRKRIEKLKIEPDKQGKALSGKLKGYRSVRAVGQRYRIVYRVEEAQIIVIVIGVGIRKQGDKKDIYALLEKLINNE
- a CDS encoding HEAT repeat domain-containing protein, encoding MVQQLNNTQIAINTLLNKLNDSLPQIRAKAAEALGKIGNSSLADTLVSHLIGENDLNVRLNLIRALGEIGNESAIPYLASYLSDTNPDIRIITAESLGKIGGEKAISYLIQSLQDTEVKVRVTATIALGEIGLEDVIPDLVNVCYDEDDSVRFSAVDALGKIGSRYAVN
- a CDS encoding type II toxin-antitoxin system Phd/YefM family antitoxin — its product is MTKYLNITETGQKLVEWSEQMTDEPIIITKEGQPIMVALNYAQIESWLETLDILEDKEFAEILSEAIQQDQSGQRITWEDAKKQLGW
- a CDS encoding M15 family metallopeptidase; this translates as MKPIDDIPEALRDNQYRKTTNPNGLIAIASGLLALVGTGLIAIAVLNRPPATVQKPVINPSPPIKATPSPIENILGHLPYQEAPETELAPITGDGAMRLRKPAAKAFIEMQSDARRSGVILMPISAFRSKATQEKLFFEVKKQRNQQTRKRAEVSAPPGYSEHHTGYAIDIGDGRAPATNLSSSFANTAAFRWLQNNAAQYSFELSFPENNPQGINYEPWHWRFVGDSHSLETFYKAQQLGKQK
- a CDS encoding HEAT repeat domain-containing protein — translated: MKLSTESLDLVIRTLAKRLFTDKNPSIRIKAAQSLAKLATEKAIPTLCQALEIEADLNVSFAIMDAIIVISNLQSFNPMSETPKYDLRGANIANFADTVQGDQKAVQHNYATPQNLAEAAQEIQQLISQLTQTYPTNTEIEKQTFVAQVDAEIKKNSRLRSILIPGGIELIKVLCPPLGIPIEMGKKWLETANLSD
- a CDS encoding HEAT repeat domain-containing protein, yielding MIDWTPYLKSISDSEKYAQWETFYTLTDVEGKTRPSKTAPLLRDLWVQTIEKEPQNPQERAERPEKPERFTVLDGLRKYATNHVLLKGRPGSGKSTALARLLLEESVGAQSLRLNQQNQAKIIQIPILIELRLYETSILDLILQFLKRHQLIIDSNTLESWLLENQNFSPLLLFDGINELPSDTARQKLKNFRQQYAEIPMIFTTRDLGSDDLDIEKKLEMLPLTGRQMEDFVKTYLPEKGEEMLKQLGNRLKELAETPLLLWMLCSVFDNNENKIPANLGLVFQIFTGIYDKKLKADVPTYQESRDWWRELLQVLAWKMTQGESKTEIQVAISRTEAEEELSKFIKNKGFPEYYSKQWLKDLLKYHLIHLEGNDKIAFRHQLIQEYYTAEELKKKLPHLRDEQLQWDYLNYLKWTEPMALLLGLLDNETQAKRVVKLGLEIDLKLGARLAGEVNFKFQKQTVGLVLGLDVPKRFKVELLGLTKSNEVVNELSQALKDSDWDVRRNAVEALANIGSETAIPGLLKALEDSHEYVRRKAAEVLAEIGSETAIAGLFKVLEHSDKDVRGKAAFALGNIGTETAIPGLLKALKDSDKDVRSNAVVALCKIGSETAIAGLFKVLEHSDKDVRGKAVAALGNIASETAIPGLLKALEHSDNDVRRNAVAALGNIASETVISGWDVRRKAAFALAEIGSETAIPELLKALEDSDKNVRRKAAFALAEIGSETAIAGLLKALEHSDDYVRVYAAFALGKIGSETAIGGLLKALEDSYGSVRENAAFALGKIGSETAIGGLLKALEESNKDVRRKAVEALGKIGSETAIAGLLKALEDSDGFVRSNAAEALGKIGSGAAIPDLLKALEDSNDDVRVYAAFALGKIGSETAIGGLLKALEESDWYVRWKAAEALGKIGSETAIPGLLKALEHSDDYVRWNAAEALGKIGSETAIPGLLKALEDSYGFVRMKAAEALGNIGSETAIPGLLKALEDSNEDVRWNAAFALGKIGSETAIPGLLKALEHSDGFVRRKAAEALGKIGSGAAIPDLLKALEHSYGSVRGKAAEALGKIGSEAAIPGLLKALEDSEGYVRRYAAEALGNIGTETAMTELIKCLKNPDFVTLNNGDTLSQARKALDTIQNKLKYYHPLSQPMNQQVYISYNWQEDSNEMANQLVQAFAAKGIEIIRDKTHTTYKDSIKNFMQQIGQGKCVVAVISDRYLKSENCMFELVEIARNGDFYQRIFPIILPDAIIHKDFERIDYLKYWEDEKAKLQAKYKQIDLAKTNSILETVNLYDEIRGNIDNLTNILKDMNTLNIDLHRQSEFAAMIKAVETKLAEDSQNI